The sequence AGGGGGCGATGGCAGGTGCAGAGATCATCGACCGCATGGCGGTGTCTCAGGCACTGCGTGAGGTTTTTAACCAGTTGCCGAGCGCTTGTGCGGGCCATGTGCTGCACTGCGCGATGGCGGTGCCAGCTTCGGTCACGCTCACAGCGACGCTGCCCCTGGCCGCGCTGGCATCCAGCGGTAGTGTGGTTTCAAACGGTTTCAAGCTGGCAGGTCTTGAGCCCGCCGTGATGGCTGAGGCGGAGCGGATTGCTGGCGTTGAGCGGCACGCGCTGGCGGTTGACTGGTTCGTTGATCCTCCTTTGTCGTATCCCGAGCGGCTGAGTATCGCGGTTACTGCAAGGCGTCATCTTGAAGCGCGGGTGGAGTGTGCCGCGCTGGCGGGTATTGTCCTCACGACGCTGGATGGTGAGCCAGATGCCGCATTGCGCGCCATGCGCTACGCCGCAAACATCGAACTTGATCCCGATATGTCCTACATCGCGCTGTGGCTTAGCTGGGATGGGGTGCATGGCTGGCGTGTCGCCGATGGCCAGATCGCTGGCGCAATGCGTTACCCAGACGCCATGTATGCCGAT is a genomic window of Paraburkholderia bonniea containing:
- the pilM gene encoding type IV pilus biogenesis protein PilM translates to MVFDESWLMAVRRFAVGLDVSPQAVRLVALSQRGRARSSLRIEAMASWPLPEGAMAGAEIIDRMAVSQALREVFNQLPSACAGHVLHCAMAVPASVTLTATLPLAALASSGSVVSNGFKLAGLEPAVMAEAERIAGVERHALAVDWFVDPPLSYPERLSIAVTARRHLEARVECAALAGIVLTTLDGEPDAALRAMRYAANIELDPDMSYIALWLSWDGVHGWRVADGQIAGAMRYPDAMYADLADALRELAAGEAPSCALIGGDLDLLGGMCFSLADMGDVLGCVALPFECSAFGECLPPRPNALLREPACAVACGLALRGVME